A genomic segment from Comamonas terrigena NBRC 13299 encodes:
- a CDS encoding LysR substrate-binding domain-containing protein codes for MFKNLLPEDLRVFLVVVRRASFVAAAQELGASPAYVSKRIRLLEQELAVRLLHRTTRRVAVTEEGERVFQWAQRILDDIDHLVQDVSTTRAEVRGLLRVSSSFGFGRNVIAPACSRLIAQHPGLQVRLEVLDRIVDVAAEGFDLDVRVGDEIAPHLLARRLAANHRVLCAAPAYLQRRGALRSIDELPAHDCLVIKERDHPFGVWKLRAGAEERTLKVTGPLSTNNGEMAVQWAVDGHGIILRSIWDVQPMLDDGRLVPVLAGWTQEANVWAVYPSRLSRSAKVRVAVEFLQRYLVEEAGLQGPGA; via the coding sequence GTGTTTAAAAACCTGCTGCCTGAAGACCTGCGCGTGTTCCTGGTCGTGGTGCGCCGCGCCAGCTTTGTGGCGGCCGCGCAGGAGCTGGGGGCCTCGCCGGCCTATGTGAGCAAGCGCATCCGCCTGCTGGAGCAAGAACTGGCCGTCAGGCTGTTGCACCGTACCACCCGCCGCGTGGCGGTGACGGAGGAGGGTGAGCGCGTCTTCCAATGGGCACAGCGCATCCTGGATGACATCGACCATCTGGTGCAGGATGTGAGCACCACCCGCGCCGAAGTGCGTGGTCTGCTGCGCGTGAGCAGCAGCTTTGGCTTCGGCCGCAATGTGATTGCGCCGGCCTGCTCCAGGCTGATCGCGCAGCACCCCGGCCTGCAGGTGCGGCTGGAAGTCTTGGACCGCATTGTCGACGTGGCGGCCGAAGGGTTCGATCTGGATGTGCGGGTGGGCGACGAGATTGCCCCCCATCTGCTGGCCAGGCGGCTGGCGGCCAACCACCGCGTGCTCTGCGCAGCACCCGCCTATCTGCAGCGGCGCGGGGCACTGCGCAGCATCGATGAGCTGCCGGCCCACGACTGCCTCGTCATCAAGGAGCGCGACCACCCGTTTGGCGTGTGGAAGCTGCGCGCCGGTGCCGAGGAGCGCACGCTGAAGGTGACCGGCCCGCTGTCCACCAACAACGGGGAGATGGCCGTGCAATGGGCCGTGGATGGCCACGGCATCATCCTGCGCTCCATCTGGGATGTGCAGCCCATGCTGGACGACGGTCGTCTGGTGCCGGTGCTGGCCGGCTGGACCCAGGAGGCCAATGTCTGGGCGGTCTATCCCAGCCGCCTGAGCCGCTCGGCCAAGGTGCGCGTGGCGGTGGAGTTCCTGCAGCGCTACCTGGTGGAGGAGGCGGGCCTGCAGGGGCCTGGCGCGTGA
- the rpsU gene encoding 30S ribosomal protein S21: MTTIRVKENEPYEVALRRFKRTIEKLGLLTDLRAREFYEKPTAERKRKKAAAVKRHYKRVRSMQLPKKLY; the protein is encoded by the coding sequence ATGACTACCATCCGCGTCAAAGAAAACGAACCCTATGAAGTTGCTCTGCGCCGCTTCAAGCGCACCATCGAAAAGCTGGGCCTGCTGACCGACCTGCGCGCTCGTGAATTCTACGAAAAGCCCACCGCTGAACGTAAGCGCAAGAAGGCTGCCGCCGTCAAGCGCCACTACAAGCGCGTGCGCAGCATGCAGCTGCCCAAGAAGCTGTACTAA
- a CDS encoding GatB/YqeY domain-containing protein: MSLKAQITEDMKTAMRAKDSARLGTIRLLQAAMKQKEVDERVELDDAAIIAIVDKLIKQRKDSIAAFESANRQDLADVEKAEVEVLKVYLPERMGEAEITAAVAAIVAAVGATGPGDMGKVMGAVKSQLAGKADMGLVSAAVKAALSK, encoded by the coding sequence ATGAGCTTGAAGGCCCAGATTACCGAAGATATGAAAACCGCCATGCGTGCCAAGGACAGCGCACGCCTGGGCACCATCCGCCTGCTGCAGGCCGCGATGAAGCAAAAGGAAGTGGACGAGCGCGTGGAGCTCGATGATGCAGCCATCATCGCCATCGTCGACAAGCTGATCAAGCAGCGCAAGGATTCCATCGCCGCCTTCGAAAGCGCCAACCGCCAGGATCTGGCCGATGTCGAAAAGGCCGAAGTGGAAGTGCTGAAGGTCTACCTGCCCGAACGCATGGGCGAGGCCGAAATCACCGCCGCCGTGGCCGCGATCGTGGCCGCAGTCGGTGCCACCGGCCCCGGCGACATGGGCAAGGTCATGGGCGCCGTGAAGTCCCAGCTGGCAGGCAAGGCCGATATGGGACTGGTGTCGGCCGCCGTGAAGGCTGCGCTGAGCAAGTAA
- a CDS encoding monovalent cation:proton antiporter-2 (CPA2) family protein translates to MAADGNTSQLVGIVTLLGAAVVGVPLFKRLGLGAVLGYLAAGLVIGPFGMGLLTDAQTIIHVAELGVVMFLFVIGLEMKPSHLWGLRGQIFGLGSMQVVLSALLLTGVGVSFGFPWQVAFVSGAGFVLTSTAIVMQVLAERGDLHAPQGQRIVSILLFEDLLIVPLLAVVAFLAPADAAAASASASPLWQRIGVAVLSLGALVAAGRWLLNPMFQVLARAKAREVMTAAALLVVLGAALLMEWGGLSMALGAFVAGVLLSESSFRHQLEADIEPFRGLLLGLFFLGVGMALNLEVVGRNWPLIVAGVLALMVGKALCIYLVARFAKSPHAEAMDRAILMAQGGEFAFVLFTEALKLRVMDAEVNANMTAIVVLSMALTPLVVVLYKRWARADALSLDGVEAPQDLQGNVLIIGFGRVGQIASQGPLAKGVQLSIIDNDPDTIRAAALYGFKVYYGDGARPDILHAAGAKHAQAIVVCVDDKAAATRIVENVRRECPHVQMVVRAFDREHALELVRQDADHVVRETFESAMVMARQTLKVIGVDDGEADLLLEQVRSRDAERFALETAGGMFAGRALVLGNIEHIAPPRHDDEARKQG, encoded by the coding sequence ATGGCCGCAGACGGCAATACCAGCCAACTGGTGGGAATCGTGACTTTGCTGGGGGCCGCCGTCGTCGGTGTGCCGCTGTTCAAGCGCCTGGGGCTGGGCGCCGTGCTGGGCTATCTGGCGGCCGGTCTGGTGATCGGTCCATTCGGCATGGGCCTGCTGACCGATGCGCAGACCATCATCCATGTGGCTGAGCTCGGGGTGGTGATGTTCCTCTTCGTCATCGGGCTGGAGATGAAACCCTCCCATCTGTGGGGCCTGCGCGGGCAGATCTTCGGCCTGGGCAGCATGCAGGTGGTGCTGTCGGCCCTGCTGCTGACCGGGGTGGGGGTGTCGTTTGGCTTCCCGTGGCAGGTGGCCTTCGTCAGCGGCGCGGGCTTTGTGCTGACGTCCACCGCCATCGTGATGCAGGTGCTGGCCGAACGGGGCGATCTGCATGCGCCACAGGGCCAGCGCATCGTGTCCATTCTGCTGTTTGAGGATCTGTTGATCGTGCCGCTGCTGGCGGTGGTGGCCTTTCTGGCGCCGGCCGATGCGGCCGCCGCCAGTGCATCGGCTTCGCCGCTGTGGCAGCGCATCGGCGTTGCCGTGCTGTCGCTGGGCGCGCTGGTGGCCGCCGGCCGCTGGCTGCTGAATCCCATGTTCCAGGTGCTGGCCCGGGCCAAGGCACGCGAGGTGATGACCGCCGCCGCGCTGCTGGTGGTGCTGGGGGCGGCGCTGCTGATGGAGTGGGGCGGTCTGTCGATGGCGTTGGGGGCCTTTGTGGCCGGCGTGCTGCTGTCGGAATCCAGCTTCCGCCACCAGCTCGAGGCCGATATCGAGCCCTTCCGCGGCCTGCTGCTGGGCCTGTTCTTCCTGGGGGTGGGCATGGCCCTGAACCTGGAGGTGGTGGGGCGCAACTGGCCGCTGATCGTGGCCGGGGTGCTGGCACTGATGGTAGGCAAGGCGCTGTGCATCTATCTGGTGGCGCGCTTTGCCAAAAGCCCGCATGCCGAGGCCATGGACCGCGCCATCCTGATGGCGCAGGGTGGCGAGTTCGCGTTCGTGCTGTTCACCGAAGCGCTGAAGCTGCGCGTCATGGACGCCGAGGTGAACGCCAATATGACAGCCATCGTGGTGCTGTCAATGGCCCTCACGCCCCTGGTGGTGGTGCTGTACAAGCGCTGGGCGCGGGCCGATGCGCTGTCGCTGGACGGCGTGGAAGCGCCGCAGGACCTGCAGGGCAACGTGCTGATCATCGGCTTTGGCCGCGTGGGGCAGATCGCCAGCCAGGGCCCGCTGGCCAAGGGGGTGCAGCTGTCCATCATCGACAACGACCCGGACACCATCCGCGCGGCGGCGCTGTATGGCTTCAAGGTCTATTACGGCGACGGTGCACGGCCGGACATCCTGCATGCGGCAGGGGCCAAGCACGCCCAGGCCATCGTCGTCTGCGTGGACGACAAGGCCGCGGCCACCCGCATCGTGGAGAACGTGCGGCGCGAATGCCCGCATGTGCAAATGGTGGTGCGGGCCTTCGACCGGGAACATGCGCTGGAGCTGGTGCGCCAGGATGCCGACCATGTGGTGCGCGAGACCTTTGAATCGGCCATGGTGATGGCCCGCCAGACGCTGAAGGTGATCGGCGTGGACGATGGTGAGGCCGACCTGCTGCTGGAACAGGTGCGCAGCCGCGATGCCGAACGCTTTGCGCTGGAAACCGCCGGAGGCATGTTTGCCGGCCGGGCCCTGGTGCTGGGCAATATCGAGCACATTGCCCCGCCGCGCCACGACGACGAGGCACGCAAGCAAGGCTGA
- a CDS encoding tartrate dehydrogenase produces MSIPPKKIAVIAGDGIGKEVMPEGLRALEAAAEKFQLPLEFHHFDWAHCDYYAAHGTMMPDDWKAQLSGMDAIFFGAVGWPATVPDHVSLWGSLLKFRREFDQYINLRPVRLFEGVPCPLAGRKPGDIDYYVVRENTEGEYTALGGIMFEGTDREICIQESVYSKHGAQRLLKYAFDLAQSRSKKHVTLATKSNGIAISMPWWDRQADAMHQAYPEVTLDKQHIDILTARFVLQPGRFDVVAATNLFGDILSDLGPATTGTIGLAPSANLNPERSFPSLFEPVHGSAPDIYGQNIANPIAMVWSGALMLDFLGHSEGNWRAAHDAIVAAIETVIKTGPKTPDLGGSANTTQVGEAIAAQIAQG; encoded by the coding sequence ATGAGCATCCCCCCCAAGAAAATTGCCGTCATCGCCGGCGACGGCATCGGCAAGGAAGTCATGCCCGAAGGCCTGCGCGCGCTGGAAGCCGCGGCCGAGAAATTCCAGCTGCCGCTGGAATTCCACCACTTCGACTGGGCACACTGCGATTACTACGCGGCCCACGGCACGATGATGCCGGACGACTGGAAGGCCCAGCTCAGCGGCATGGACGCCATCTTCTTCGGCGCCGTGGGCTGGCCGGCCACCGTGCCCGACCATGTCTCCCTGTGGGGTTCGCTGCTCAAGTTCCGCCGCGAGTTCGACCAGTACATCAATCTGCGCCCGGTGCGCCTGTTCGAAGGCGTGCCCTGCCCGCTGGCCGGCCGCAAGCCCGGTGATATCGACTACTACGTGGTGCGCGAGAACACCGAGGGCGAGTACACCGCGCTGGGCGGCATCATGTTCGAAGGCACGGACCGCGAGATCTGCATCCAGGAATCGGTCTACAGCAAGCACGGCGCCCAGCGCCTGCTGAAATACGCGTTCGATCTGGCGCAGAGCCGCAGCAAAAAGCATGTGACCCTGGCCACCAAGAGCAATGGCATTGCCATCAGCATGCCGTGGTGGGACAGGCAGGCCGACGCCATGCACCAGGCCTACCCCGAAGTCACGCTGGACAAGCAGCACATCGACATCCTGACCGCGCGCTTTGTGCTGCAGCCGGGCCGCTTCGATGTGGTAGCGGCCACCAATCTGTTCGGCGACATCCTCTCCGACCTGGGCCCGGCTACCACCGGCACCATCGGCCTGGCTCCGTCGGCCAACCTGAACCCGGAGCGCAGCTTCCCGTCGCTGTTCGAGCCCGTACACGGTTCGGCCCCCGACATCTATGGCCAGAATATCGCCAACCCGATCGCCATGGTCTGGTCCGGCGCGCTAATGCTGGATTTCCTGGGCCACAGCGAGGGCAACTGGCGCGCCGCCCACGATGCCATCGTGGCGGCCATCGAAACCGTCATCAAGACCGGCCCCAAGACACCCGACCTGGGCGGCAGCGCCAACACCACGCAGGTGGGCGAGGCCATTGCAGCGCAGATTGCCCAGGGCTGA
- a CDS encoding sensor domain-containing protein: MQEGAAHGALSQALQLAQLQALDRVMAIAAFEVDGTLCHANANYLKLMGLSAAQARGRCHSSFCTPALLGSDKYETIWSSLCAGHAYSGIVERLRSDGSSCWLEATYSPVLDAQGRVLQILKVATDITARHAREQAQQEHLRRLSLVADASDTAVLISDGASCILHVNGGFTRMFGWTTEEVAGRTPIALLAPQMSEEFVNIYRTELRAGRPVGREEIVVGKNGQRYWAKVISNPILDADGQWRYTVSMLTDITRSKMHEALQHRVLEAMARERPLAEVLEMVCQEVERIAPEVTASILEVDAQGLMHPLAGLSLPASYSQQLDGVAIGPQVGSCGTAAWRNAPVLVDDIAQDPLWSNYKHLILPLGYHACWSTPIRNSQGHPIGTFAFYYREPRTDASSAFHQQLVDACSHLCALALEREHARARIRQLAFYDGLTGLPNRSLLQAKADQAIASAARNDEQLAVLFIDLDRFKQVNDSLGHPAGDELLRNVASRVQQVLRGSDIAGRLSGDEFVAVLPQCDAEHVANTIERLQELLAAPLTIAETSLAVSASIGIAMFPADGRDMETLVHRADMAMYQAKSQGRGRFSFFSSEMNRLAQERLALETALRKALQEGGLRLHYQPQIDMASGQLYGVEALARWTHAELGEVSPARFIPLAEECGLIADLGRWALGEACRQLAQWRTQGLAVPAVSVNLSPSSFHNLDLPRMIADTLDRNALAPQDLTLELTESILLDTNPSTMKTIDEVHAHGVRLSMDDFGTGYSSLSYLRRLPVSELKLDRSFVADLEHDEAARALSSAILGIGKSLHLTVVAEGVETATQNVMLREQGYPVAQGFLFSRPLSPQDLEQWLIRRQAEAPALAPVAQL; the protein is encoded by the coding sequence ATGCAAGAGGGAGCTGCGCACGGCGCACTGTCGCAGGCGCTGCAACTGGCACAGTTGCAGGCCCTGGACCGGGTGATGGCCATAGCCGCGTTCGAGGTCGATGGCACCTTGTGCCATGCCAATGCCAATTACCTGAAACTGATGGGGCTCTCAGCGGCACAGGCCCGGGGGCGCTGCCACAGCAGCTTTTGCACGCCCGCCCTGCTGGGCAGCGACAAGTACGAGACCATCTGGTCTAGTCTGTGCGCGGGCCATGCCTATTCGGGCATAGTGGAACGCCTGCGCAGCGACGGCAGCAGCTGCTGGCTGGAAGCCACCTATTCGCCGGTGCTGGATGCCCAGGGCCGGGTGCTGCAGATCCTGAAGGTCGCCACCGACATCACGGCGCGCCATGCCCGCGAGCAGGCGCAGCAGGAGCACTTGCGCCGCCTGTCGCTGGTGGCGGACGCCTCCGACACGGCGGTGCTCATCAGCGACGGGGCTTCCTGCATCCTCCACGTCAACGGCGGCTTTACCCGTATGTTCGGCTGGACCACCGAAGAAGTGGCCGGGCGCACACCGATCGCCCTGCTGGCGCCCCAGATGTCGGAAGAATTCGTCAACATCTACCGCACCGAGCTGCGTGCCGGCCGGCCGGTGGGGCGCGAAGAGATCGTGGTTGGCAAGAACGGCCAGCGCTACTGGGCCAAGGTCATCAGCAATCCGATTCTGGATGCCGACGGGCAGTGGCGCTACACGGTGTCCATGCTCACCGACATCACCCGCTCCAAGATGCACGAAGCGCTGCAGCACCGGGTGCTCGAAGCCATGGCGCGCGAGCGGCCGCTGGCCGAGGTGCTGGAAATGGTCTGCCAGGAGGTGGAGCGCATCGCCCCGGAAGTGACGGCGTCCATTCTGGAAGTGGATGCGCAGGGCCTGATGCACCCGCTGGCGGGCCTAAGCCTGCCAGCGTCGTATTCGCAGCAGCTCGACGGCGTGGCCATCGGTCCCCAGGTGGGCTCCTGCGGCACGGCAGCATGGCGCAATGCGCCGGTGCTGGTGGACGACATCGCGCAGGATCCGCTGTGGAGCAACTACAAGCACCTAATCCTGCCGCTGGGCTACCACGCCTGCTGGTCCACCCCGATCCGCAACAGCCAGGGCCATCCCATCGGCACCTTTGCCTTCTACTACCGTGAACCCCGCACCGATGCCTCGTCGGCCTTTCACCAGCAGCTGGTGGATGCCTGCTCGCACCTGTGCGCGCTGGCGCTCGAGCGGGAACATGCCCGCGCACGCATCCGCCAGCTGGCGTTCTATGATGGCTTGACGGGCCTGCCCAACCGCAGCCTGCTGCAGGCCAAGGCCGACCAGGCCATTGCCTCGGCCGCACGCAACGACGAACAGCTGGCCGTGCTGTTCATCGATCTGGACCGCTTCAAGCAGGTCAATGACTCCCTGGGCCATCCAGCGGGTGACGAGCTGCTGCGCAATGTCGCCAGCCGCGTGCAGCAGGTGCTGCGCGGCTCCGACATTGCCGGGCGCCTGTCGGGTGACGAGTTTGTGGCGGTGCTGCCGCAGTGTGACGCCGAGCATGTCGCCAACACCATCGAGCGGCTGCAGGAGCTGCTGGCCGCACCGCTGACCATTGCCGAGACCTCGCTGGCCGTGTCCGCCAGCATCGGCATCGCCATGTTCCCGGCCGACGGACGCGATATGGAAACGCTGGTACACCGCGCCGACATGGCCATGTACCAGGCCAAGAGCCAGGGCCGCGGCCGCTTCAGCTTCTTCAGCAGCGAGATGAACCGCCTGGCCCAGGAGCGGCTGGCATTGGAGACCGCACTGCGCAAGGCGCTGCAGGAAGGCGGGCTGCGCCTGCACTACCAGCCGCAAATTGATATGGCCAGCGGCCAGCTCTACGGCGTGGAAGCCCTGGCCCGCTGGACCCATGCGGAGCTGGGCGAGGTGTCGCCGGCCCGTTTCATTCCGCTGGCGGAGGAGTGCGGTCTGATCGCGGATCTGGGCCGCTGGGCACTGGGCGAGGCCTGCCGCCAGCTGGCGCAGTGGCGCACCCAGGGGCTGGCGGTGCCGGCGGTGTCGGTCAACCTCTCGCCGTCGAGCTTCCACAACCTGGACCTGCCGCGCATGATTGCCGACACGCTGGACCGCAATGCGCTGGCCCCCCAGGATCTGACGCTGGAGCTGACCGAAAGCATTCTGCTGGACACCAACCCCAGCACCATGAAGACCATCGACGAGGTGCATGCGCACGGCGTGCGCCTGTCCATGGACGACTTCGGCACCGGCTATTCCAGCCTCAGCTATCTGCGCCGCCTGCCGGTCAGCGAGCTGAAGCTCGACCGCAGCTTTGTGGCGGACCTGGAGCACGACGAAGCTGCCCGCGCACTGAGCAGCGCCATCCTGGGTATCGGCAAAAGCCTGCACCTGACCGTGGTGGCCGAAGGGGTGGAAACCGCCACCCAGAACGTGATGCTGCGTGAACAAGGCTACCCGGTGGCCCAGGGCTTTCTGTTTTCGCGTCCGCTGTCGCCCCAGGACCTGGAGCAGTGGCTGATACGGCGCCAGGCGGAAGCGCCGGCCTTGGCGCCCGTGGCGCAGCTCTGA
- a CDS encoding EAL domain-containing protein codes for MSLMYRVSSWLGRLSVGRKLMLIYLLDLSAVIYVSSILIHEKYLSIDFTRKEIVGTTYAAVVRDGLLGRFLPADQQPLPVAQALERLAQVRQAHDAQLQTTQASQEFADTLQALAPLSPQEGAALSRLRNQLLRDGRELLTTVSNQSNLILDPDLDSYYVMSLVALRYPVLLQTVYDTMGFLAASPLARNPQWSSDLLTLAGRLDAVAQGIESDFNQAFLAGSPQMREALTGPRQQLKATLDDFQRQIQDMANGDATGTLAQLSTHEAAVLGALTGAWNVGITELERLLHQRVDSLFARMWLHLGTALVLLGCILSLVTLVARQIARPLQQLAGVADKVRTSGDHTLRAHWNSRDEIGRLVTAFNGMLAQLDHERLLQQELAASARAAQAQRELVEAFPIPMVVTSIPEHQVLHANAPAQPWLNGRRLDPWAVGLEAGVRARFFQRLADQGVVDEFEVRWKGGAEPSWAVLSARRLQFQGQDAVLTAFTPINVLKVMEQRLELWAKVFEASSEGIIIMNAEQHIISVNKAFCRSTQYDFYEVIGESLDLLLEEREGEPLSAQISRTMVEKESWQGEVRFRRRNGETYPAWLMVSAVRPVKGEAVLNHIGIAIDITDRKLNEERIQFLAHHDVLTELPNRSLCVLRLQAALAQAQLTGEKVAVLFIDLDRFKTINDTLGHHIGDGLLRSVAGRLQQSVRSCDTVSRLGGDEFVVVMRGVTGRADVQNMVEQRLIRLIRQSHSVEGHELNVSCSVGIAVYPEDGADIEELMRRADAAMYEAKTTGRDMACFYSMETDLRGQARQTMEQQLRRAIERGELSVHYQPRVGARSAQLLGVEALLRWNSALLGSVPPSEFIPIAEETGLIRSLGAWVLEQACAQWMRWQDSTVAGGALMGVGLSVNLSAVQLADPSLAADIRAVLERTGMPEQHLELEITESQLMESAPSVADQVVALKLLGVQLSIDDFGTGYSSLAYLKRFDIDRLKIDKSFVHDMLDDPADLAITRAIISLGHSLGLKVVAEGVENRATAQMLSALACEELQGFYFSRPLPVPELERWAHAYLGSDPLWRPGTAGGTVAGGAALAE; via the coding sequence ATGTCGTTGATGTACCGGGTTTCGAGTTGGTTGGGACGCCTGAGTGTGGGTCGCAAGTTGATGCTGATTTACCTGCTGGACCTGTCCGCGGTGATTTATGTCTCCAGCATCCTGATCCACGAGAAATACCTGTCCATCGATTTCACGCGCAAGGAAATCGTCGGCACCACCTACGCCGCCGTGGTGCGCGACGGCCTGCTGGGCCGCTTTCTGCCGGCCGACCAGCAACCCCTGCCCGTCGCGCAGGCCCTGGAGCGGCTGGCCCAGGTGCGCCAGGCGCATGACGCGCAGTTGCAGACCACCCAGGCCAGCCAGGAGTTTGCCGACACCTTGCAGGCCCTGGCCCCGCTGTCGCCCCAGGAAGGGGCGGCGCTCTCGCGCCTGCGCAACCAGCTGCTGCGCGACGGGCGCGAGCTGCTCACCACGGTCAGCAACCAGTCCAACCTGATCCTCGACCCCGACCTGGACAGCTACTACGTGATGTCGCTGGTGGCACTGCGCTACCCGGTGCTGCTGCAGACCGTCTACGACACCATGGGCTTTCTGGCCGCCAGCCCGCTGGCGCGCAACCCGCAGTGGTCGTCGGACCTGCTGACCCTGGCCGGGCGGCTGGATGCGGTGGCGCAAGGCATAGAGTCGGACTTCAACCAGGCTTTTCTGGCCGGTTCCCCGCAGATGCGCGAAGCCCTGACCGGGCCGCGCCAGCAGCTCAAAGCCACGCTGGACGACTTCCAGCGGCAGATCCAGGACATGGCCAACGGCGATGCCACGGGCACGCTGGCCCAGCTCAGCACCCATGAGGCTGCGGTGCTGGGGGCGCTGACCGGCGCCTGGAATGTCGGCATCACCGAGCTGGAACGCCTGCTCCACCAGCGGGTGGACAGCCTGTTTGCGCGCATGTGGCTGCACCTGGGTACGGCCCTGGTGCTGCTGGGCTGCATCCTGAGCCTGGTGACGCTGGTGGCGCGCCAGATTGCCCGGCCGCTGCAGCAACTGGCCGGTGTGGCCGACAAGGTGCGCACCAGCGGTGACCACACCCTGCGTGCGCACTGGAACAGCCGCGACGAGATCGGCCGCCTGGTCACCGCCTTCAACGGCATGCTGGCCCAGCTGGACCACGAACGCCTGCTGCAGCAGGAGCTGGCGGCCAGCGCCCGCGCCGCCCAGGCGCAGCGCGAACTGGTGGAGGCTTTCCCGATCCCGATGGTCGTGACCTCGATTCCGGAGCACCAGGTGCTGCACGCCAATGCCCCGGCGCAGCCCTGGCTCAACGGCCGGCGGCTGGACCCCTGGGCCGTGGGCCTGGAGGCCGGCGTACGGGCACGCTTCTTCCAGCGGCTGGCGGACCAGGGTGTGGTGGACGAATTCGAGGTGCGCTGGAAAGGCGGCGCCGAACCCTCGTGGGCGGTGCTGTCGGCACGGCGCCTGCAGTTCCAGGGGCAGGATGCGGTGCTGACGGCGTTCACGCCCATCAATGTGCTCAAGGTGATGGAGCAGCGCCTGGAGCTGTGGGCCAAGGTGTTCGAAGCCTCTTCGGAGGGCATCATCATCATGAACGCCGAGCAACACATCATCAGCGTGAACAAGGCGTTCTGCCGCAGCACCCAGTACGACTTCTACGAAGTCATCGGCGAGAGCCTGGACCTGCTGCTGGAAGAACGGGAAGGCGAGCCGCTGTCGGCACAGATTTCGCGCACCATGGTGGAGAAGGAATCCTGGCAGGGCGAGGTGCGCTTTCGGCGCAGAAACGGCGAAACCTATCCCGCCTGGCTCATGGTCTCGGCAGTGCGGCCGGTCAAGGGCGAGGCGGTGCTCAACCACATCGGCATTGCGATCGACATCACCGACCGCAAGCTCAATGAAGAGCGCATCCAGTTCCTGGCCCACCACGATGTGCTGACCGAGCTGCCCAACCGCTCGCTGTGCGTGCTGCGGTTGCAGGCGGCGCTGGCCCAGGCACAGCTGACGGGCGAGAAGGTGGCCGTGCTGTTCATCGACCTGGACCGTTTCAAGACCATCAACGACACCCTGGGCCACCACATCGGGGACGGCCTGCTGCGCTCGGTGGCCGGGCGGCTGCAGCAGTCGGTGCGCAGCTGCGACACGGTCAGCCGGCTGGGCGGGGACGAGTTCGTGGTGGTGATGCGCGGCGTGACCGGGCGCGCCGATGTGCAGAACATGGTGGAGCAGCGCCTGATCCGCCTGATCCGCCAGAGCCATTCCGTGGAAGGGCACGAGTTGAATGTGTCCTGCAGCGTGGGCATTGCGGTCTACCCCGAGGACGGCGCCGACATCGAGGAGCTGATGCGCCGCGCCGATGCCGCCATGTACGAGGCCAAGACCACTGGCCGTGACATGGCCTGCTTCTATTCGATGGAAACCGACCTGCGGGGCCAGGCGCGCCAGACCATGGAGCAGCAGCTGCGCCGCGCCATCGAGCGGGGCGAGCTGAGCGTGCACTACCAGCCCCGGGTGGGGGCGCGCAGCGCCCAGCTGCTGGGGGTGGAGGCGCTGCTGCGCTGGAACAGCGCGCTGCTGGGATCCGTGCCGCCCAGCGAATTCATTCCCATCGCCGAAGAAACCGGGCTGATCCGCAGCCTGGGTGCCTGGGTGCTGGAGCAGGCCTGTGCGCAATGGATGCGCTGGCAGGACAGCACGGTGGCGGGCGGTGCGCTGATGGGCGTGGGGCTGTCGGTCAATCTGTCGGCCGTGCAGCTGGCCGATCCCTCGCTGGCGGCCGACATCCGCGCGGTGCTGGAGCGCACGGGCATGCCGGAGCAGCACCTGGAGCTGGAGATCACCGAATCCCAGCTGATGGAAAGCGCCCCCAGCGTCGCCGACCAGGTGGTGGCGCTCAAGCTGCTGGGCGTGCAGCTGTCCATCGATGACTTCGGCACCGGCTACTCCAGCCTGGCCTACCTCAAGCGCTTTGACATCGACCGGCTGAAGATCGACAAATCCTTTGTCCACGACATGCTGGACGATCCGGCCGATCTGGCCATCACGCGCGCCATCATCAGCCTGGGGCACTCGCTGGGCCTGAAGGTGGTGGCCGAAGGCGTGGAAAACCGTGCCACGGCCCAGATGCTCAGCGCACTGGCCTGCGAGGAATTGCAGGGCTTTTATTTCAGCCGGCCCTTGCCGGTGCCCGAGCTCGAGCGCTGGGCGCATGCCTACCTCGGGTCCGATCCGCTGTGGCGGCCCGGCACGGCGGGCGGGACCGTGGCCGGCGGGGCGGCGCTGGCGGAATAG